The sequence TGAGCTTCGCAGCTGACTCTCATTTTGACTTAGCTTTCCCCCTTCATGAGTTGTATTCTCCCACTCACACGCACTTCAGCGCCCACTCACGCACCACAGAGCACAGGATGACCCTATAAACTAACGAGGTTGCAGGAGGGGAGACGAGAAAGGGGAAGATTGTTGCTGTTTCTTGCTGGGTGTGAGAGAAGGGCTCTGATCCTGTGGCCACGGGTGCTGGATTAGTGATTGACTGGCTGGCACAGACCTGCTCCAGCATCCGGTGTCGTTTCCTCAGCTCCTCTTCCAGATCCGTCAGAGGCCTCTgtgactcctgctgctgcttcagctGCTTGAATCTCCTGGTCTCCAGAACCTTCTGGAGCTCTGGTTTGTGTTCTGGCAACAGCCCCCTGTGGAGAGGGATCAAACAGGCTTTACTGAAGTGGGGGGGCTTCCCTGTTTCTTCTGCACCTGCCCTCTCTCACTgcctcctttctccctctctcattcAGTTGCCCACCCTGTTTCCTCCGCTCCCAGGCCCAGTCAGAGCCTGCGGGATGCCATGACAGTCCCCCCGGCAGCAGAGCTGGCCTGGTTTTCTTCAGGGCCTTGCATTTGCTCTCCTGGGGATAATTTATTCATTttccaagctccctgcccccaggcctgGCACCATTCTGCTCACGTCCCTGCCCCCGGAGCAACCAGTACAGGACACACGTCCCTCTCAGTGTCCCCTTCCAGCGGACTCTCGGAAGCTGCCCAGGTCTGTGAGGCATCCGTGCTGTCATGGGAGAGACTGACCTCAGGAGCATTCTCAGGGACTCCTGCTCCCGGCCCGCTGATCCAGGCCTGCCGAGGGAACCACAGCCCATAACTGGGGACACCAGCACTGTTTGGCAAATTCAGGCAGACTGCGGGAGGTGCCTGAGGATCAGGAGTGCCAAGGAGCTCCCACATAAAGTAGGAAAGGCCAAGGACCTGGCACTGCCTCATTGCTCCAGCTGGAGTAACTCTTCCCTTGGCcccattccctctgggcacccaGCAGCATCACTCACCTCCTGTGGCTGAACAGCAGCTCCCGATGGAGCTCCTGGTGGGTTTTGGACTCTCTGACTGGGTTCGGCAGCTTCTTTGGCTCAATGAGGCCATTGTTGCTACCTGCTGCGAGGTAAGTGCCAGAGTCACAgcccctgctgcctgcctctGCAATGCAAAGATGGAGTGAGTGAGGCCAGCCATagagggcagggactggggtcCCACCATTCCTCACCGTGCTCCACTTCCACGTGGGCACCGCAAagtgtcaggcccctcccccttggAGGGGAGCACCACAGCCCCCCCCTATTGCTCTCAGATGGCTTACATGTCCAAGTGGAGGGGGATTTCCTCCAAGATCCCTGTGGAAACCAAGCAGCTCCCTGCTGAGCATGGCACCCCCTCCATGGTGGGCTTCTCTCTCGCGGGTCCATGACTGTTCCACTGCAGAT is a genomic window of Malaclemys terrapin pileata isolate rMalTer1 chromosome 4, rMalTer1.hap1, whole genome shotgun sequence containing:
- the LOC128836073 gene encoding protein FAM107B-like — protein: MGPEIEAGSRGCDSGTYLAAGSNNGLIEPKKLPNPVRESKTHQELHRELLFSHRRGLLPEHKPELQKVLETRRFKQLKQQQESQRPLTDLEEELRKRHRMLEQMQLGQQKISLEAVDLLQ